One part of the Mustela erminea isolate mMusErm1 chromosome 11, mMusErm1.Pri, whole genome shotgun sequence genome encodes these proteins:
- the SRI gene encoding sorcin — protein MAYPGHPGAGGGYYPGGYGGAPGGPTFPGQTQDPLYGYFAAVAGQDGQIDADELQRCLTQSGIAGGYKPFNLETCRLMVSMLDRDMSGTMGFNEFKELWAVLNGWRQHFISFDSDRSGTVDPQELQKALTTMGFRLSPQAVNSIAKRYSTNGKITFDDYIACCVKLRALTDSFRRRDTAQQGVVNFPYDDFIQCVMSV, from the exons ATGGCGTACCCGGGGCACCCTGGCGCCGGCGGCGGGTACTACCCAGGCGGG TATGGAGGAGCTCCCGGAGGACCTACGTTTCCCGGACAGACTCAGGATCCGCTCTATGGTTACTTTGCCGCTGTAGCTGGACAG gaTGGGCAAATAGATGCTGATGAATTGCAGAGATGCCTGACCCAGTCAGGCATTGCTGGAGGATACAAAC CTTTTAACCTGGAGACTTGTCGGCTTATGGTTTCAATGCTGGAT AGAGATATGTCCGGCACAATGGGTTTCAATGAGTTTAAAGAACTCTGGGCTGTGCTGAACGGCTGGAGACAACACTTCATCAGTTTTGACAGCGACCGGAGCGGCACGGTGGACCCGCAGGAGCTGCAGAAGGCTCTCACCACGATGG GCTTCCGGTTGAGTCCACAGGCTGTGAATTCCATTGCTAAACGCTACAGCACCAATGGCAAGATCACCTTCGATGACTACATCGCCTGCTGTGTTAAACTGCGAGCCTTGACAG ACAGCTTTCGAAGACGGGATACTGCTCAGCAAGGTGTTGTGAATTTCCCATATGATGAT